In one window of Propionispora hippei DSM 15287 DNA:
- a CDS encoding bifunctional glycogen debranching protein GlgX/4-alpha-glucanotransferase, which produces MPKERELQVKQEWMLHNSHLMEFRNPFGAVACGTKVVIRLAVGNWLEPTRVVLRLWQDKTGERQIDMQLLDESGERRIYQGELTAPENPGLLWYYFIVEEYQRTYYYGNNPRNQGGCGRIYREPPSSYQITVYQQGAVTPAWFKQSVMYQIFPDRFYNGKDGQVSGAPANSLIHTDWSNVPYYVRDCDTKEIMYYDFFGGNLQGIIKKLPYLQELGIDVVYLNPIFKSASNHRYDTGDYHQIDPMLGDEAVFEELCREAKKRGISFILDGVFSHTGSDSFYFNKEGRYPGTGAYQSPQSPYYSWYRFTDYPEKYEAWWGIDTLPNVREMEPTYVDFIIENEDSVVKHWLKKGARGWRLDVADELPDAFIKKLRTHLKQIDPDNVLIGEVWEDASLKTAYSQLREYLWGDELDSVMNYPFRTILLDFVLGLKDAEETHSALLSLCENYPKENFYALMNLIGSHDVPRIITLLGEAPPGDTISVGKQAKFRLDSEKRQLALARLKLLSLWQMTFPGVPAVYYGDEAGLEGYRDPYNRGTYPWGREDQALLAWYKRIIALRKAHPVFSTGTWELLYASGDIYGYVRRIENGRDVFGAAEPDAAALVLFNRNPRRTIPVTLDRLDNLYGTFTSLLQDYEPITVHEGKLNMVLKPLEAQVWLRREESTFPRESGVLLHPTSLPSPYGVGDLGKEAYLFVDFLAVARQKLWQVFPLNPVGFGESPYQCLSAFAGNKLLISPELLAQEGWLLSEELESYKLPVTDQVEFASVKVSKEKLLSQAFYRFSQQRPQQTYRNFIRENSFWLEDYALFMALKDHFEQKAWNEWEPDIALREPAALERYRKLLKKQIDYHLFLQYVFYQQWGGLKRYANERGIRIIGDIPIFVAYDSADVWANRHLFKLDASCQPVTIAGVPPDRFTADGQLWGNPHYDWSRMELDDYAWWRDRFSVLAKQVDRIRIDHFLGFENYYQIPYGELTAANGKWVKGPGVGFFQTIKRYLGPLPIIAEDLGVITKAVEDLKHACGFPGMKVLQFSFYRDKTGPCMPPVFEQNAAVYTGTHDNDTSVGWYQQALSAEPEMVQFMLTCLDLPEGTDSETFCWRFIEYAYESNANTAIVPMQDLLCLDSRGRMNRPGTLGGNWQWRCRQEAWTPLLAERLATLVERCHR; this is translated from the coding sequence ATGCCGAAAGAGAGGGAACTGCAAGTGAAGCAAGAGTGGATGTTGCACAATTCTCATTTAATGGAGTTTCGTAACCCCTTTGGTGCCGTGGCTTGTGGTACGAAGGTCGTGATCCGGCTGGCTGTCGGCAATTGGCTGGAACCAACGAGGGTTGTACTGCGGTTGTGGCAGGATAAGACAGGAGAACGGCAAATTGACATGCAGCTCCTGGACGAATCCGGGGAGCGCCGCATTTATCAGGGTGAATTGACGGCACCGGAGAATCCGGGCCTGTTATGGTATTATTTTATTGTCGAAGAATATCAACGCACCTATTATTACGGGAATAATCCGCGTAATCAGGGCGGCTGTGGCCGGATATACCGGGAACCACCGTCGTCTTATCAGATAACGGTCTATCAACAGGGAGCGGTAACACCGGCCTGGTTTAAACAGAGTGTGATGTATCAGATTTTCCCCGACCGTTTCTATAACGGCAAAGATGGCCAGGTGAGCGGCGCTCCTGCTAACAGTCTGATTCATACCGACTGGAGTAATGTCCCGTACTATGTCCGGGATTGTGATACCAAGGAAATCATGTATTATGACTTCTTCGGCGGCAATCTGCAGGGAATTATAAAAAAATTGCCTTACTTGCAGGAATTGGGCATTGATGTGGTTTACCTGAATCCTATATTCAAATCGGCCAGTAATCATCGCTATGATACCGGTGATTATCACCAAATTGATCCTATGCTGGGCGATGAGGCTGTTTTTGAAGAGTTGTGCCGGGAAGCTAAAAAAAGAGGCATTTCCTTTATTCTGGACGGTGTTTTCAGTCATACCGGCAGTGACAGCTTCTATTTTAACAAGGAAGGGCGTTATCCCGGTACCGGCGCTTACCAGTCACCGCAATCACCGTACTATTCCTGGTATCGCTTTACCGATTATCCGGAGAAATACGAAGCCTGGTGGGGGATTGACACACTACCTAATGTACGGGAGATGGAACCCACCTACGTTGACTTTATCATTGAAAACGAAGACAGTGTCGTGAAGCACTGGCTGAAAAAAGGAGCTCGGGGCTGGCGGTTGGATGTAGCGGATGAGCTGCCCGATGCGTTTATTAAAAAACTGCGGACCCACTTAAAACAGATTGACCCGGACAATGTGCTGATAGGTGAAGTATGGGAGGATGCTTCGCTCAAGACTGCCTATAGTCAGCTTAGGGAGTACCTATGGGGCGATGAATTGGATTCGGTTATGAATTACCCGTTCCGGACAATCCTATTGGATTTTGTGCTGGGGCTTAAGGATGCGGAGGAAACCCATAGTGCGCTGTTAAGTCTGTGTGAAAATTATCCGAAAGAAAATTTTTATGCCTTAATGAATCTGATTGGCAGCCATGATGTACCGCGCATTATTACTTTGCTGGGTGAAGCACCGCCGGGAGACACCATTTCCGTAGGCAAACAGGCAAAGTTCCGGCTGGACAGCGAAAAACGGCAGTTGGCACTGGCCCGGCTTAAGCTGCTTAGTTTATGGCAGATGACTTTTCCCGGCGTGCCGGCAGTCTATTACGGCGATGAGGCCGGTCTGGAGGGTTATCGGGATCCTTACAACCGCGGGACCTATCCCTGGGGGCGGGAAGATCAGGCGCTTTTGGCCTGGTATAAGAGAATTATTGCCCTCCGTAAAGCGCATCCCGTTTTTTCCACCGGCACCTGGGAATTACTTTATGCCAGCGGTGATATTTACGGTTATGTCCGGCGGATCGAGAATGGCCGCGATGTGTTTGGCGCGGCCGAACCGGATGCGGCGGCGCTGGTGCTGTTCAATCGCAATCCACGCCGGACCATTCCGGTCACGCTGGACCGGCTTGATAATCTGTACGGAACATTTACCAGCTTGCTGCAGGATTATGAGCCTATTACCGTGCACGAAGGAAAGCTGAATATGGTGCTTAAACCATTGGAAGCCCAGGTATGGCTAAGACGGGAGGAAAGCACCTTTCCCCGGGAAAGCGGCGTTTTGCTCCACCCGACCTCTTTGCCGTCTCCTTACGGGGTCGGTGATTTAGGGAAAGAAGCTTATCTTTTTGTTGATTTCCTGGCGGTCGCCAGGCAGAAGCTTTGGCAGGTATTTCCGCTCAATCCGGTGGGTTTTGGCGAATCTCCTTATCAATGCCTGTCGGCCTTCGCCGGCAACAAGCTGCTCATATCGCCGGAATTGCTGGCCCAAGAGGGCTGGCTATTGAGCGAGGAGCTGGAGTCCTACAAACTCCCGGTTACCGATCAGGTAGAATTTGCGAGCGTTAAAGTAAGTAAAGAAAAGCTGCTGAGCCAGGCTTTTTACCGATTTAGCCAGCAGCGGCCGCAACAGACCTATCGGAACTTTATCAGGGAGAATTCCTTCTGGCTGGAGGACTATGCCCTGTTTATGGCGTTGAAGGATCATTTTGAGCAAAAGGCCTGGAATGAGTGGGAGCCGGATATTGCTTTGCGTGAACCGGCGGCGCTCGAACGCTACCGGAAACTGTTAAAAAAGCAGATTGATTATCATCTGTTTCTCCAGTATGTTTTTTATCAGCAGTGGGGCGGACTAAAACGGTATGCCAATGAGCGGGGCATTCGGATTATTGGCGATATACCGATCTTTGTCGCCTATGACAGTGCCGACGTATGGGCCAATCGTCATTTGTTCAAGCTGGATGCAAGCTGCCAGCCTGTTACGATTGCCGGCGTACCGCCCGACCGGTTTACGGCAGACGGACAGCTCTGGGGCAATCCGCATTATGACTGGTCCCGGATGGAGCTAGACGACTACGCCTGGTGGCGGGACAGGTTTTCCGTACTGGCAAAACAGGTTGACCGGATTCGAATTGATCACTTCCTGGGCTTTGAAAATTATTATCAAATTCCTTACGGCGAACTTACAGCAGCTAATGGTAAATGGGTTAAGGGGCCGGGGGTCGGATTCTTTCAAACGATTAAACGGTATCTGGGGCCATTGCCGATCATCGCGGAAGACCTGGGGGTGATTACCAAGGCTGTGGAGGATTTAAAACATGCCTGCGGTTTTCCCGGCATGAAGGTGCTGCAGTTTTCCTTTTACCGCGATAAGACAGGACCTTGTATGCCGCCGGTATTTGAACAGAATGCGGCGGTTTATACCGGGACCCATGATAATGATACTTCGGTTGGCTGGTATCAACAGGCATTAAGCGCGGAGCCGGAGATGGTTCAATTCATGCTGACTTGCCTGGATTTGCCGGAAGGCACTGATAGTGAAACCTTTTGCTGGCGGTTTATCGAGTATGCCTATGAGAGTAACGCCAATACGGCAATTGTTCCGATGCAGGATCTTTTATGTCTGGATAGCCGGGGACGGATGAACCGCCCTGGCACTTTAGGCGGCAACTGGCAGTGGCGCTGCCGGCAGGAAGCGTGGACTCCCTTGCTGGCAGAGCGGCTGGCCACTCTGGTTGAACGCTGTCACCGCTGA
- the glgA gene encoding glycogen synthase GlgA produces MLKVLFAAAEAVPFVKTGGLGDVIGTLPRELKKQGVDVRVILPKHGVIPEKYKRQMVLKQTLEVAVSWRKQYCGIEELEYEGITCYFVDNQYYFGSRPAAYGHHDEAECYTYFCRAVLECLPVLDFQPDILHCHDWHTALIPVFLQAQYRLNPFYQQMKTLFTIHNLRYQGRFAKEIVPDILGLDWEYFNNGSIEYHDSVNFMKGGLIFADLISTVSRSYAEEIQYPFFGEGLDGLLRHRRKQLIGIINGIDYNEYDPAADEVLHTHYDANSPELKQKNKRSLQEKLGLPRVDIPVIGIVSRLVGPKGFDLVANILFELLGSEDIQLVVLGTGEGKYEELFRHAAWRYPDRVSANIFFDDALAHQIYAGADLFLMPSLFEPCGIGQLIAMRYGALPVVRETGGLKDTVQSFNRITGQGTGFTFDNYNAHDMLFTIRRAIRYYYDKENWLKIVRNAMAKDFSWHASAQAYLDVYQKLVNHEL; encoded by the coding sequence GTGTTGAAAGTATTGTTTGCTGCAGCTGAAGCAGTCCCGTTTGTTAAGACCGGCGGGTTAGGCGATGTGATCGGTACATTGCCGCGCGAATTGAAAAAACAGGGCGTCGATGTGCGCGTTATATTGCCGAAACATGGTGTTATTCCGGAAAAGTATAAACGGCAGATGGTTCTTAAACAAACCCTGGAGGTGGCTGTTAGCTGGCGCAAGCAGTATTGCGGCATTGAAGAACTGGAATATGAAGGGATTACCTGTTATTTTGTCGATAACCAATATTACTTTGGCAGCCGACCGGCAGCGTACGGACATCATGACGAAGCCGAATGCTATACCTATTTCTGCCGGGCGGTGCTTGAGTGCCTGCCGGTCCTTGATTTCCAGCCGGACATTTTACACTGCCACGACTGGCATACGGCACTGATTCCCGTGTTCTTGCAGGCCCAATACCGTTTGAATCCTTTCTACCAGCAGATGAAAACATTGTTTACCATTCACAACCTGCGGTATCAGGGCCGTTTCGCCAAAGAGATTGTACCGGATATTTTGGGACTTGATTGGGAATATTTTAATAACGGCAGCATCGAATATCATGACAGTGTCAACTTTATGAAAGGCGGCCTGATATTTGCCGACCTGATCTCCACTGTCAGCCGCAGTTACGCCGAAGAGATACAATACCCCTTCTTCGGGGAGGGGCTGGACGGTTTGCTGCGGCATCGACGGAAGCAGTTGATTGGTATCATCAATGGCATTGATTATAACGAATACGATCCGGCTGCCGATGAAGTGCTGCACACTCACTATGATGCCAACTCACCGGAACTGAAACAGAAGAATAAGCGCAGCCTGCAGGAGAAGTTGGGACTTCCCCGGGTTGATATTCCGGTTATTGGCATTGTGTCCCGTCTGGTCGGCCCCAAAGGCTTCGACTTGGTTGCCAATATTCTTTTTGAATTATTAGGTTCGGAAGATATTCAACTTGTGGTGTTGGGCACTGGTGAGGGTAAATACGAGGAACTGTTCAGGCATGCAGCCTGGCGGTACCCGGACCGGGTTTCGGCCAACATTTTCTTTGACGACGCATTGGCTCATCAGATTTATGCCGGTGCAGACCTGTTCTTAATGCCATCGCTATTTGAACCCTGCGGTATTGGGCAGTTGATTGCCATGCGTTACGGAGCTCTGCCTGTTGTCCGCGAAACAGGCGGTTTGAAAGATACGGTACAGTCGTTTAACAGAATAACTGGTCAGGGAACCGGGTTTACTTTCGATAATTATAACGCCCATGATATGCTGTTTACCATCAGGAGAGCCATCCGGTACTATTATGATAAGGAAAATTGGCTGAAGATTGTTCGCAATGCGATGGCCAAGGACTTTAGCTGGCATGCTTCGGCTCAGGCGTATTTGGATGTCTATCAAAAACTTGTCAATCATGAACTATAA
- the glgD gene encoding glucose-1-phosphate adenylyltransferase subunit GlgD — protein sequence MDAMGIINLNDPDGYIHELTQYRPPAGVPFGGRYRLIDFPLSNLVNSGITNVGILIQHKYRSLMDHLRSGKEWDLARKRDGLFLLPPATSAYPGEVHRGDVENFLSNMDYLIRNRQKYVVISGAITVCNMNYRQVIDYHEKRGADITIIYSEKDCSEEDASQSLMVEVDQDRRVVDMQVKPHVSHNKKLCMEMFVMEKKLLISLIRDCVSHGDYDFIKHCIIKNIGNLNMCGYPYNGYVARIHSLQSYYKHNMDLLKPEVWQELFFREGFIYTKVKDEPPSQYFESAETSNSLVSGGCRIAGKVENSILFRGVKVAEGAYVKNSIIMQKCEIAAGTVLENVVCDKDVQVAAGKHLRGDAHYPFVIKKGMVI from the coding sequence ATGGATGCAATGGGTATTATTAATCTTAACGATCCGGATGGGTATATCCATGAATTGACACAATACCGTCCTCCTGCCGGCGTACCGTTTGGCGGACGGTACCGGCTGATTGATTTCCCCCTGTCTAATCTGGTAAATTCGGGAATTACCAATGTAGGTATTCTGATCCAGCATAAATACCGTTCCCTTATGGACCACCTGCGTTCAGGCAAGGAGTGGGATCTGGCCCGCAAACGGGACGGACTGTTCTTGTTGCCACCGGCTACTTCGGCTTATCCCGGCGAGGTGCACCGCGGTGATGTGGAAAACTTTTTGAGCAATATGGACTATTTAATTCGCAACAGGCAGAAATATGTGGTTATTTCCGGCGCCATCACGGTCTGCAATATGAATTACCGGCAGGTTATCGATTACCATGAGAAAAGGGGCGCTGATATCACTATCATTTACAGTGAAAAGGATTGTTCCGAAGAGGACGCCAGTCAGTCGCTGATGGTCGAGGTTGATCAGGACCGCCGGGTCGTTGATATGCAGGTAAAGCCCCATGTTTCTCATAACAAGAAGCTTTGTATGGAAATGTTCGTTATGGAGAAGAAATTATTGATCAGTCTGATCAGGGACTGCGTATCTCATGGCGATTATGACTTTATTAAACATTGTATTATAAAAAATATCGGTAACCTTAACATGTGCGGTTATCCTTATAATGGTTATGTGGCCCGGATTCACTCGTTGCAAAGCTATTATAAACATAACATGGATTTACTAAAACCCGAAGTCTGGCAGGAATTGTTCTTCCGGGAAGGCTTTATTTATACCAAAGTCAAGGATGAACCGCCCTCTCAGTATTTTGAAAGCGCTGAAACTTCTAATTCGCTGGTATCCGGTGGCTGCCGGATTGCCGGCAAGGTGGAAAATAGCATCCTGTTCAGAGGCGTCAAAGTGGCTGAGGGTGCCTATGTTAAAAACAGTATCATTATGCAAAAGTGTGAGATTGCTGCCGGCACTGTTTTAGAAAACGTAGTGTGCGATAAGGATGTTCAAGTGGCCGCAGGGAAGCATTTGAGAGGGGATGCCCATTATCCATTTGTTATTAAGAAAGGGATGGTGATCTAA
- a CDS encoding 4Fe-4S dicluster domain-containing protein, whose protein sequence is MLHETEITQIRRKVLSELSRLAFTHSLVEQVQDILTTVVTENGSRYRCCVHKERAVLKERINLALSQDMTLPLQEAARRALEQHKTNMPVINVIPEACDECPIDKFIVTDACRNCLAHNCIASCPKKAIKVIQNRAYIDKAMCIECGLCKRSCRYGAIIEIGRPCERSCSLGAINSADERRVSINYDRCVACGNCKLACPFGAIDEQSFIVQVIQQLRSGVRMYAILAPSFVGQFGVKIKPGQVVNGLKKIGFYEVREVAVGADAVAMAEALELNEAVPAAKEFMTTSCCPAFVAMVEKHMPDLVEHVSTTPSPMVMLGKKIKAEDPSAVVVFIGPCTAKKMETKKSGGIIDFSLTFEELDAILAGAGVQLADMPEEGYGTQATYEGNLFACAGGVAKAVISATAAMGMNTAITTQQCDGLENCKTLLTQVKRGKIKAELVEGMACSGGCVNGPGVLSDCRVTAKQVERFAVQGQSGNLAGK, encoded by the coding sequence ATGCTGCATGAGACGGAAATTACGCAAATACGGCGAAAAGTGTTGAGCGAATTGTCACGCCTGGCCTTTACACATAGTCTGGTGGAACAGGTTCAGGATATTTTGACTACCGTAGTGACTGAGAATGGCTCACGCTATCGCTGCTGTGTCCATAAAGAAAGGGCCGTGCTAAAAGAACGGATTAATTTGGCGTTAAGCCAGGATATGACACTGCCGCTGCAGGAGGCTGCCCGCCGGGCATTGGAGCAGCATAAGACTAATATGCCAGTGATCAATGTCATTCCCGAGGCTTGTGATGAATGTCCGATTGATAAGTTTATTGTTACCGATGCCTGCCGCAATTGCCTGGCTCATAACTGTATTGCCAGTTGTCCCAAGAAGGCCATTAAGGTTATTCAGAACCGGGCTTATATTGATAAAGCCATGTGTATTGAGTGCGGCCTCTGTAAACGTTCCTGTCGGTATGGTGCCATCATTGAAATTGGCCGGCCCTGTGAACGGTCATGCTCACTGGGGGCCATCAATTCGGCCGATGAGCGGCGGGTCAGCATCAATTATGACCGTTGCGTGGCTTGCGGCAACTGTAAGCTGGCCTGCCCCTTCGGCGCCATTGACGAGCAGTCGTTTATTGTGCAGGTCATCCAGCAACTGCGTTCAGGCGTAAGGATGTATGCCATTTTGGCTCCGTCCTTTGTCGGTCAGTTTGGCGTGAAAATAAAACCGGGACAGGTAGTGAATGGCCTGAAAAAAATCGGTTTTTATGAAGTGCGGGAAGTGGCCGTCGGTGCTGATGCGGTGGCTATGGCGGAGGCGCTGGAACTGAACGAGGCCGTTCCGGCCGCAAAAGAGTTTATGACTACGTCCTGCTGTCCGGCTTTTGTGGCCATGGTAGAGAAGCATATGCCGGATTTAGTGGAGCATGTTTCTACAACACCTTCACCGATGGTTATGCTGGGGAAAAAAATTAAGGCTGAGGACCCGTCGGCCGTTGTTGTCTTTATCGGACCCTGTACCGCCAAAAAAATGGAGACGAAAAAATCAGGCGGTATCATTGATTTCTCCCTTACCTTTGAAGAACTGGACGCCATATTGGCAGGGGCCGGTGTACAGCTTGCCGATATGCCGGAAGAGGGCTACGGAACTCAGGCCACCTATGAGGGCAATTTATTTGCTTGTGCCGGCGGCGTGGCTAAAGCGGTTATCAGCGCTACGGCGGCTATGGGGATGAATACTGCTATTACTACCCAACAGTGTGACGGTCTGGAAAACTGTAAGACCCTGCTTACTCAGGTGAAGCGAGGTAAGATAAAAGCCGAACTGGTAGAGGGAATGGCCTGCAGCGGCGGCTGTGTCAATGGCCCGGGAGTGCTGTCCGACTGCCGGGTAACGGCTAAGCAGGTGGAACGGTTTGCCGTTCAGGGGCAGTCTGGCAATCTAGCCGGAAAATGA